The Leptodactylus fuscus isolate aLepFus1 chromosome 5, aLepFus1.hap2, whole genome shotgun sequence genome segment TGACCAGGTTGGATCGGTGATGATTCTTTTGTTCGTTGCTTTTGCTTCTCTGGTTCGGGCCCCTCTTTAGTTGGTGGTGGAGATATTATTGCAGACTTGGGGGCCTCATATGATCTGCCCACACTTATGGTGGTTGCTGCTCCTTGGAGGCTTTCCTCAGGTGTCTGGCCCTTCTGTTCTGAAACCAGACCTGCGATGTAAGAATAATTCACATGTTACTATGCGGAGAATTTATTACAGGTTGTTCAATTTATTTAGGATTAACATTAATCAACTATCAGATAAGGTGTCTaccagcgccactcctgtccatgggttgtgtctggtattgcagctcaactccaaTAAAGTGAATAGGACCGAACTGCAATACCACTAACAACCTGTACAGAGTTCTGGCGCTCTAGAAAAAAAGCAATTGAAAGATGTAGAAATCAAAAAATTCTTACCTGAATTCTATGCTCAGGGATCTTGGTGGCTTCAGAGAAACAACATCTAGCCTGATAATCAGGTTGAGGATTGAGCATGAACTGGTTTTTCAGAAAACGGATCTgctccttactatataaggtcCTCCTTCTAGACCTCCTGCGTGTAGTGGATGGAATTTCTCCCCCATTCTCTTCTGTCAAAGTTCCTGAAAAGACAACACAAATGGTTAATATTAAAGGGGTGCCCAGGTAGAAACCCATTGACAGTGGTGACAGTTTTTGTTCTGAAAGGTTTTCCATATGCGCCACCATGGATGAAGGAACTTTCTGTGGTCGGGGACCTGCCAGAAgcccatccatgatgtccttattgtggtcaggttatcttctcatacatgtagtgctccagtctgataacctgtccacaataaggacctaGAGTCGGGTTTCTGACAAATccccgaccatagaaagttcttggaTTCATGGTGGTGAACATGGACAaactatcaagacaaaagataaAAATGGATTGGGTATAATGAAATCCAACATATCCGACCCTCCGACCTAACTCATAAGAAGAGGAGCTTggaggccccatacacattacattataGGCTTGTCCAATTTTCATCTACTGAGTATGGCCACCATTCGTACCACTATATGAACAAGGACTATTACACCAGACAACATCACATCTTGACATTACTACATTTAGACTGCAAAAATAGCCATAAAAATACAACCACCACTTACTTTCACCCCCATTTGGTTGCTGCCTGGTCAGCTGCTCCTCCTGACCAGCCATGGATGGTGTAGACTGGTCTGTCCCGGTGGTGACAGGTCTGGCTATTGGAGGCTCCTGTGGGATCCCAAGGATGGCATACAGCTCCGCCAgggtttcctgaagcttatttgGGTCATCCAGAGGCTTCTGAATTATTTCTGTCTCCAAGAAAAAAGTAGTACAAGTAGTGTAAGCAGAAGGACAGTACAGATGGGGGTAGTCCTCCTCTAGGGATAGAGCATCCACGATGACCTGCTCCAGCTCTGGGTCCTTGTCCATGTCTGTTCTTCTGGGGCTTCTCTGCTCAGATCTGAGATCACCCTGGAGTTTCTACCCTTATATAGAAGACTTGAAGAAGCCCAAACTGAATGTTGGCACTAAGAAATGTAATTTTGATAAGACATAAAAGAGGTGATCACACCTTCAGGCCTTGATCCTACCTGGGCACCTCTACCCAGTTCACACCTCAGGTTATCAGCTGAAGGTCTTATAGAATAGATATGACTAGTAAGGTGTTAGAAATAACAAAATGCAGAAGATCAAATGGAATGAACCAACATCTAGAGTGGACatcaaagaagaccaaagaagaaTTAAAGAAAGGGTCGGCCTTAACTTTAGTGAAAGTTTCAGAATTAAAAAAGGAAGGAAAatacaaaaacactaaaaaacaaaaactacagGAAGGTAATGCAACTACAGAAGGTTCCAGTCTTTAATCTTCTAATGGCCATTATTATCATTGTGTGACCAATACCAACCAGCCCTCAGTATACAAGTGGGTGACATTAAAGGGATGGGGCAGTCAGAGAAGATGCATCATCCACAAATGGGACTATAAGAAGTGGCCAAAATGTCTACAGTGGCCATGTCTAtgacatatttattaaataaaatttatttattattattattattatattgatatTTCAATATACTCACatcgacaaaattgttggtcccccacgtttaatgaaagaaaaacccacaatggccaCGAAAATAACTGGAATTtgacaaactacatgttgacaagccacaaagcttctgggagaatgtcctatggacagaggagataaaaatccaactttttggcaaggcacatcagctctatgttcacagacagaaaaatgaagcatagtttaaaaaaaacccactgtctttactgtgacacatggaggaggctctgttatgttctggggctgctttcctgcatctggcacagggtgtcttgaatctgtgcagggtccaatgaaatctcaagactctCAAGGGATTCTAGAAAGAAATGTGTCAGATTCAAGTCAGTTCtgagaccattgtggggtttttgttcattaaacgaggggaaccaacaattttgtccacgtgtttaTCTATCAATCTACCTATTTTTGTAAGTAGATAATATCTCTGTATCTCCTATCTAGTCCAGTCATAGTTATACAGTGTTCTGTCCATCTAATTATGTCTAATTTCTCCATATTTGTAGGCCTGTATTTCCTAGTCTATTTCTCTAGATGGTCTGTCTGTGGACTTAGTAGACCATGTGCAGTATATCAGTGGCTTTCCATTATAATACTCTTATAAGATCCAATTACTAGTTCACTTGTTATTTCTATTGACATCAAAGTTTTCTACTTAAGACTCTTATTTACATCCCAAATCTCCATTCCCCAGCTGTGTATTGTCCCACCATAAGGTGTCAATGACTGTAGGTGTGAAAGAAATATCAATGGAGGAGACCATTTCTATTACTTTATAGAAAACATCAAAGAAAGGTCCACTTTGATCTTCAGGACAACTCCTGAACAATTCCATACATAAGATGGCTGAGGATTTTCCTTCCACCCTACTATGCAGAGAACATCCATGGACTCAGAGCTGGAACAAATCTTCTCCACCATACTCTCTCTAGAAGATGACTATCCAACAAATACCGTCCATGTTCGTCCATGTTTCTTCTCTTCCATGGACGCCCTACAATATCTTTTAGAGGAAACTCCACTGGAAACCAACAACCTGCTAGATGTACAACAACAAGCCCAAGACTGGAAGAACATGGATCCAAAGAAGCCATCACAAATGGCCACGCCGTCATCATCATCAACCTACGACAATGTAGTCACTGAGGGTGACCCTGCCACCTCTAAACGTAAGTCGATACCTTATAGTTAATGATCATCTCTAATATCAGCCATGTTTTTCCTATCTTACATAGCATTTACTTCAATTTTTGAAACTAAAATCTTAAATTGGATTTTTTATATCCTAAAATTTGTTAAGAGAAATTTTTTATTATTGTCGATATAACAATATTTCCTATCTTGTGTTTTTAGGAACGTTCCATGGGGAAGATAATGGGAGTAATAAGAAGGCCGGGACTGAGAAGGAAAAAACAAAGACTTTCATCAAAAACAGATGTAGGCAGAGGACAAACTACACTAAGGAGCAGACCGCCTTCCTCAAGAGGGAATTTCATAGTAACCCCTATCCGGATTTTACCCGCAGGTGTGAGATTGGGAAAACTCTTGGATTTTCTGAGCCAAAAATCCAGGTATGAGATCAcgttatctatttatcatctataatAATAGAATATAGGAAGAACTTagaataatttggaatatttttggGATTTTTCTCTTCTTGCCCATTGATGATATTTATTGATTGTTACATCCCTTATGTTTTTTACAGATTTGGTATCAAAACCGGAGATCGAGATATCTGCCGAAACCTGACTAATCTGAAGATGGGTCTCAACGTAGGAGAACTACATAGAATATCTCTGAAGGTTACAATGTGAATCCCCCTAATCTATGGAGGTCTATGGAGAAGCTCACACCAGACACTACGTGGATACTGTCAGATATGATGTCATAGGGGGTCATTAGACTCCTAGACTAGGATATTTTTGTACTGGAACTTACTGGGGGCTGAACTGGAAATAAGACATTTATGGGGTCAACTAGAATGTTTGTACTTTAGTTTTTagtgattttactttttttctgtatAACATTGGAATTGTTTTTATCTAATTTTTGTTGATTTGTCAAAAaacttttaataaaatatatacattttatgtgTAGAGTctcctgcaaatttttttttgttcatactttatatattattatttttacgggattaaaaaaattggaaaaaaaatttagaatTGAGGAAGCAATGAGTTTTTTAAATGAATAACAAGATAGCGCTATTGTATATAGGGGATACGTTGTAACAACTTTTAAGATTTACATCTGGGACCAGATCCCAACTGATTCCCTTACTTAACCACATGTAGTAGACATAGTCCTCACCTGGAGGTCTTTAGGAAATATGGATGTAGCCAAGAATGTAAGACACATGGCCGCCTCTTCTTGGCTGGATGGATACACCAAACACACAGTAACGCAACGTTTTCATGTTGTGTAGTGGATATGTGGATTTATTATTGTGTAGAAACACAATATTATACAGGTCATAAGTTTTGCTCTTATTCTATAGTTCCTAATATATTGTGTTGCTTTTGCAGCTTCTCCCTGGCATTGAGTGCAAACTGCTCAGCTTATTGTTATCCAATATTCCTAAGGCCTGCCCAAACTGTTTCCTCAATATACATGAGATTTAATTTATAAGGAATCCATGACACTAAATTACTAATTTAATCTTGTAAATAAGATGTGTCTATTACATATACTTACACATAAATACATGTGATAGAATTTACATTACAGTCAAGTTTCATACAAGAATACTGGTATCTACTGAGATTTCCTGCATATAAAGATTCCCTTAGATCTCAGTATGGAGCCCTGATATGAGAGTCTGATCCAGGGTCACAAGATTTCTCTAAGTGTTGGAATGAATTTAATTAAAAGAATCTCTTTGATCCTTAATATTCAGTCCCCCAGACGATTTACATAGGAGGAGCATTTACCCCCATTGTAAAAAAGACATAAAGGAGGCAAGGATCAAAGAAATAGGTAACACCCTCAAAACAAAAGGGAAGGTCTTTCTTTTCTAATAGCCATGTTCCTGTGAAGTGTCTACTAAAATATTGGACTTATTCTATTTCCAAAACTAGTTGTAGAGTTCAGTTAGAATATTGTGCTAATATAAAGATATCTTGTAGATTTTCCAGCATTGTCTCCGCCCCTGAGGAGCCAGGACATGTATTTATTTCTATACTCTGATTTTGGAATAGTTTTTACAAAGAAGAAGACTCAAATTCTGGCATTGTCCATATAGAGGCACATAGTATAGGGGATAATATGTTTCTCAGTGATGGTCTGACCACTTAGACCCCATGGATCCTGAGAGCATTGGCATTTTACCTCATTTTGACTGTAGCTACAGTGATGGTGGCACACCACTGTAGTACACAGATGCCCCTCTGCCCCTATACACTTCAAAGGGAGCACAGCATTCAATACCTGGCTCCCTTGGTAAAGTGGGGTGACTACCTATCTTTGAAGCCCATCACACAATTGTATGGTCATTTTATATATGAAATACCATAGACCTTTGCTGTATGTTGGGTAGACCAGCTTAAGGGATCAAAGATTTGGGCACTTCCCCAATGTTACAATAACATCAGAAGACATTTCTCCTTTTGTCCTCTAGTACATATGGCCTGGCTAATATAATTTTTTCCCCAAATGACTGAAACCAATATGTTATCAAGAGCAGTTGAAGAGACCGGCCATGGATATTGAGCTAGACCAACTTGTCTGCACAGTTCTAGCCCTAGAAGAATATTCTACAGCATTATCTTCCCCTccgagtaatttttttttaactttttgcaaTTTTATTCAACTTTATTTCAATGAAGGAGACAATGAATCCTCTCTTAATGTCAATTGTATTCTATTTTAGGTATCCCTGAAGAATCCCAGATGGCGGAGAATACGGGGCAAAACATATCAGACACGACTGTCCCTAAGAAGAACAAGGAAGACAAATTGGGGAATGAAATCAAaagtaaatgtattttttatatgatatttttattttctatttttaaaaaTACTAATTTAGAAAAAGTTTTTAATACCAGTTGGAAAAAAGTTTTATTCTAGCATAATATAGTAGAACACATTTGACTTAGCGACTACTTGTCGAGCATGTATTATTACAAAAATGTAAATTGACAAAAATTTGTATTTGAAAATTATATATTGAATTTATAGgataacatttttgaaaattagGAATTACTTGTTTAAGATATATTTTGTTAAATAACAATTTTTATTGATAAATTAATAAGATAGATATCAATATAGCTTTGCCGTAAAACCAGAAAATAATATTGTAATGTATacaattttatataatatattatatttatactaTACTATGACACTGTGTAGACATCACTGGGGCTTTCTCCAACATGGTTTATGACAGTCAACACAATATCTAAAATTATATTTTCATtaaatttttcattctttttcagATTTGGTCCCAGAATAGGAGGGCAAGATATCGCTTAAAATCAGAGGCAACTCTTCGAAGATACAATGTCTACAAAACAAATTCTTCCTGATGGTCATGAGAAGCTTCCATTGTAGGACATCGAGATCTGGCATCAATAGGGGCCTTCTATATTTTATGTATAGCACAGCTATCCTCTTATTTTATGTTCTATGATGgttttttatagattttataaTGCAATTAAATGTTTTTGCTTATTTTCTACCCTTGACTTTTGTAGACTTTATTTATGTGGAGCTTCCATAATGAAactggatgtgaaactgaggacAAAGTCAAAGAGATACCTGGGAAAGGACAATCAAAACATCAAAGGCTCCATCAAAAGATGTAAGTTTCAC includes the following:
- the LOC142202596 gene encoding homeobox protein siamois-like yields the protein MDKDPELEQVIVDALSLEEDYPHLYCPSAYTTCTTFFLETEIIQKPLDDPNKLQETLAELYAILGIPQEPPIARPVTTGTDQSTPSMAGQEEQLTRQQPNGGERTLTEENGGEIPSTTRRRSRRRTLYSKEQIRFLKNQFMLNPQPDYQARCCFSEATKIPEHRIQVWFQNRRARHLRKASKEQQPP